In one Pseudomonadota bacterium genomic region, the following are encoded:
- a CDS encoding cation-transporting P-type ATPase: protein MPALYRAAHLKDPLERALLSRPPFRQASVNVFTCSVLVRVDPGTDAEATRQQIERLILRLASELERSPAARARAAWQRRPANPGVGARVAGRTARQAVLDIVRRLYLAQRLDPVQRSAKSEAECPRPARRSRRGQGDAAKQRVRGEAVDPCWHTRDLAALVEQLGVDVTSGLSQEQIAAQRRRFGLNRLPEANARSAFEVLVDQLLNVPVAMLAGSALLSAATGGTADAAAILLVVAVNACIGYATERAADRTIRALTRRSTPEAALIRDAKARTWPAEELVPGDVLTLAPGNYVAADARLLSITQLTVDESALTGESLPVLKNSRALREDALPLCERSNMVFRGTMVTGGTGTAVVVATGSRTEIGKVQEMVGTVRAPDTPMHRQLARLGTQTVVGSAIVCGAVGVIGLLRGQGFAQMLKTAVSLAVAAVPEGLPTVAITTLALGLRRMQERNVVVRGLGAVETLGALQVVCLDKTGTITHNQMSVTAVCAGKHEFDLTRGRFQLGDWEVSPSDYPDLQWTLRVAALCNEAQLERVDGVLLLNGSPTESALIQMALDASLDVGKLRESYPLVHTEPRAEGRGMMLTVHRRLGEQGMVVAVKGRPTEVLARCRTRYEGGRISELSDGMRRELVTRNEQLAGRALRMLGLACAHLPGADIEREHNGVRSYHLDAVELTWVGLVGMHDPPREGVGELIAQLREAGVETAMITGDQSATAYAIGKQIGLSRNGKLEILDSTQLDALPPELLRALAQRIDIFSRVSPSHKLQVVQALQSAGRVVAMSGDGINDGPALKAADIGIAMGAAGSELACEVADVVLPDDNLDSVLAAIEHGRTIYDDIRKAVRFILATNLSEILVTFATVAAGRAEAISPMQLLWINMVTDIFPELALAMEPPDKDVLGRPPRASDAPMFSTREMWRMGQEGVTISVAALAAYAYGLYRHGSGPQAGTLAFMGLTSAQLLHTLSARSSKHRLWDKPALPPNPYVPLAVTGGLGLTALTQLVPALRSALGTSRLRGLDWLVVVAVSLVPLLLNELGKPGPRRAEPSASAASSDHD, encoded by the coding sequence GTGCCTGCGCTCTACCGCGCGGCTCATCTCAAGGATCCGCTGGAGCGCGCGCTGCTGAGCCGTCCCCCGTTTCGGCAGGCGAGCGTCAACGTGTTCACGTGCAGCGTGCTCGTGCGTGTGGATCCGGGGACCGACGCCGAGGCGACGCGCCAGCAGATCGAGCGCCTGATACTACGCTTGGCTTCGGAGCTCGAAAGGTCTCCGGCGGCGCGTGCCCGGGCGGCGTGGCAAAGGCGGCCTGCCAACCCGGGCGTGGGAGCGCGGGTCGCAGGGCGAACAGCGCGCCAGGCCGTGCTCGATATAGTACGACGGCTCTATTTGGCACAGCGGCTCGATCCCGTACAGCGCTCGGCCAAGTCGGAGGCAGAGTGTCCGAGGCCGGCAAGGCGATCGAGGCGCGGCCAGGGTGACGCCGCGAAGCAGCGCGTGCGAGGCGAAGCGGTCGATCCCTGCTGGCACACGCGTGATCTGGCTGCGCTTGTCGAGCAACTCGGTGTCGACGTGACCTCGGGCTTATCCCAGGAGCAGATCGCGGCACAGCGACGTCGCTTCGGGTTGAACCGTTTGCCGGAAGCCAACGCGCGCTCTGCGTTCGAGGTGCTGGTCGACCAGCTGCTCAATGTTCCGGTCGCGATGCTGGCCGGGTCGGCATTGCTCTCGGCAGCCACTGGCGGTACCGCGGATGCGGCGGCAATCCTGCTGGTTGTTGCGGTCAACGCCTGCATCGGATACGCGACCGAGCGCGCTGCCGACAGGACGATTCGTGCGCTTACGCGCCGCTCGACTCCCGAGGCTGCGCTCATACGCGACGCCAAAGCGCGCACCTGGCCGGCCGAAGAGCTCGTGCCGGGCGACGTGCTCACGCTGGCCCCCGGCAACTACGTCGCAGCGGACGCCCGGTTGCTCAGCATTACGCAGTTGACGGTGGACGAATCCGCCTTGACCGGCGAGAGCCTGCCGGTGCTCAAGAACAGCCGGGCGCTGCGCGAGGACGCCCTTCCCCTTTGCGAACGAAGCAACATGGTGTTCCGTGGCACCATGGTCACGGGCGGTACCGGCACCGCCGTGGTCGTAGCGACCGGCTCGCGGACCGAAATCGGCAAGGTGCAGGAAATGGTGGGGACCGTCAGGGCACCGGACACTCCCATGCACCGGCAGCTTGCACGGCTCGGGACTCAGACGGTCGTGGGCTCGGCGATCGTCTGCGGCGCCGTGGGCGTGATCGGCTTGCTGCGCGGCCAGGGTTTCGCGCAGATGCTCAAGACGGCCGTATCCCTTGCCGTTGCCGCGGTCCCCGAGGGGTTGCCTACCGTTGCCATCACCACCTTGGCACTCGGCCTCCGGCGCATGCAGGAGCGCAACGTCGTCGTGCGCGGCCTGGGTGCGGTGGAAACGCTGGGCGCCTTGCAGGTCGTGTGCCTGGACAAGACGGGGACCATCACACACAACCAAATGAGCGTCACGGCGGTGTGCGCCGGCAAGCATGAGTTTGACCTTACTCGCGGGCGTTTCCAGCTCGGCGACTGGGAGGTGAGCCCGAGCGATTATCCGGACCTGCAGTGGACGCTCCGGGTTGCAGCACTGTGCAACGAAGCGCAGCTCGAGCGAGTCGACGGGGTCTTGCTGCTGAATGGCAGCCCCACCGAATCGGCCCTGATTCAGATGGCGCTGGATGCGAGCCTGGACGTAGGCAAGCTTCGCGAATCGTATCCGCTCGTGCACACCGAACCGCGTGCCGAGGGACGCGGTATGATGCTCACGGTACACCGCCGCCTCGGGGAACAGGGCATGGTCGTGGCCGTCAAGGGACGACCGACAGAGGTATTGGCTCGCTGCCGTACCCGCTACGAGGGGGGGAGGATCAGCGAGCTCAGCGACGGCATGCGGCGGGAGCTCGTGACACGCAACGAGCAGCTGGCCGGGCGCGCGCTGCGCATGCTGGGCCTGGCGTGTGCGCACCTGCCGGGCGCTGACATCGAGCGAGAACACAACGGAGTGCGGAGCTACCACCTGGACGCCGTCGAGCTCACCTGGGTCGGCCTGGTGGGCATGCACGACCCGCCCCGCGAGGGGGTGGGCGAGCTCATCGCGCAGCTGCGGGAGGCGGGCGTCGAAACCGCGATGATCACGGGCGATCAGAGCGCGACCGCCTACGCGATCGGAAAGCAGATCGGCCTCAGTCGCAACGGAAAGCTCGAGATTCTGGACTCGACCCAGCTCGACGCGTTGCCGCCGGAGCTGCTGCGCGCCCTGGCGCAGCGCATCGACATTTTTTCACGCGTCAGTCCCTCTCACAAGCTGCAGGTGGTTCAGGCGTTGCAGTCCGCCGGCCGGGTCGTGGCCATGAGCGGCGATGGCATCAACGACGGTCCCGCCCTCAAGGCCGCCGATATCGGCATCGCTATGGGCGCCGCGGGCAGCGAGCTCGCCTGCGAGGTCGCCGACGTGGTGTTGCCCGACGACAACCTCGACTCTGTGCTCGCCGCGATCGAGCACGGGCGTACGATCTACGACGATATCCGCAAGGCGGTGCGCTTCATACTTGCGACCAACTTGAGCGAGATTCTGGTGACCTTTGCGACGGTTGCTGCCGGGCGTGCCGAAGCGATCAGCCCCATGCAGCTGCTGTGGATCAACATGGTGACGGATATCTTTCCGGAGCTCGCGCTGGCCATGGAACCGCCCGACAAGGATGTGCTGGGGCGCCCGCCAAGAGCGTCCGATGCTCCCATGTTTTCGACACGCGAAATGTGGCGCATGGGCCAGGAGGGCGTCACCATCAGCGTCGCAGCGCTGGCCGCCTACGCCTATGGCCTGTATCGCCACGGTTCCGGGCCGCAGGCGGGCACGCTGGCGTTCATGGGCCTTACCTCGGCACAGCTGCTGCACACCCTGTCGGCGCGGTCTTCGAAGCACCGCCTGTGGGACAAGCCGGCCTTGCCGCCCAACCCCTACGTGCCCCTGGCCGTCACGGGCGGCCTGGGGCTAACGGCGCTAACTCAGCTCGTGCCCGCCCTCCGTAGTGCGCTTGGAACCTCGCGGCTCCGGGGGCTAGACTGGCTGGTGGTGGTTGCGGTCAGCCTGGTGCCGTTGCTGCTCAACGAGCTCGGCAAGCCAGGACCCCGGCGTGCCGAGCCGTCGGCCAGCGCTGCGTCGTCCGACCACGACTGA
- the metK gene encoding methionine adenosyltransferase, translating into MQTDFVFTSESVSSGHPDKLCDIVSDAIVGHHFRQDPLARVVAECAVSAGILFASVRFRSNASLDIASTARNVIAEVGYEEGRFNARDCTVVTSLLDFPSGVERRDERELGEEELNCMPALDQATVFGFACDHTPELMPVPVVLANRLARRFDLARVSKELSYLTPDGKFQVGVEYRAQRPIRVHSLTLLASQREKGLPTPSKLYDDLRAAVVDPVFAQELVGVDEHTRIAINPEGPIVDSGPYSHAGLTGRKGATDTYGGFARHSSSALSGKDPSRVDRIGAYAARHAAKNIVAAELARKCEVQLSYSVGLAEPASIRVLTFGTGSIKEEELERRLRRNVDFRVSALVRDLGLRDLPERDKDGFYPRLATYGQVGRTDLELPWETTDLTEQLKTS; encoded by the coding sequence ATGCAAACGGACTTCGTCTTCACGTCGGAATCGGTCTCAAGCGGGCACCCCGACAAACTGTGCGACATCGTCAGCGATGCCATCGTCGGTCACCACTTCCGGCAAGACCCGCTCGCCAGGGTGGTAGCCGAGTGCGCGGTTTCGGCTGGGATTCTCTTCGCGTCGGTGCGGTTTCGCTCGAACGCGAGCCTGGATATCGCCAGCACCGCCCGCAACGTTATCGCCGAGGTAGGCTACGAAGAGGGCCGCTTCAACGCGCGCGACTGCACCGTGGTAACCAGCTTGCTCGACTTCCCGAGCGGTGTCGAGCGGCGGGATGAGCGGGAGCTCGGTGAAGAAGAGCTCAACTGCATGCCCGCCCTGGACCAGGCCACGGTGTTCGGTTTTGCCTGCGATCACACGCCGGAGCTGATGCCGGTTCCAGTGGTGCTCGCCAACCGGCTGGCACGCCGCTTCGATCTGGCCCGGGTCTCGAAAGAGCTCAGCTACTTGACGCCGGATGGTAAGTTCCAGGTGGGTGTGGAATACCGCGCCCAGCGTCCAATACGGGTGCACAGCCTGACCCTGCTGGCGAGCCAGCGAGAGAAGGGCCTTCCCACACCGAGCAAGCTCTACGACGACCTGCGCGCCGCCGTGGTCGACCCGGTCTTCGCGCAAGAGCTCGTTGGCGTCGACGAGCACACGCGCATCGCCATCAATCCGGAGGGCCCGATAGTAGACAGCGGGCCCTACTCGCATGCCGGGCTGACGGGGCGTAAGGGCGCGACCGACACCTACGGCGGCTTCGCGCGCCACAGCAGCTCCGCGCTAAGCGGCAAGGACCCCTCTCGCGTCGATCGCATCGGGGCCTACGCGGCGCGCCATGCCGCCAAGAACATCGTCGCTGCGGAGCTCGCCCGCAAGTGCGAGGTACAGCTCAGCTACTCCGTGGGGCTGGCCGAGCCCGCGAGCATCCGCGTGTTGACCTTTGGCACGGGAAGCATCAAAGAAGAAGAGCTCGAGCGCCGGCTGCGCCGTAACGTGGACTTCCGCGTGTCCGCCCTCGTGCGCGACCTCGGTCTGCGCGATCTGCCGGAACGCGACAAGGACGGATTCTATCCGAGGCTCGCCACCTACGGCCAGGTGGGCAGAACCGATCTCGAGCTACCCTGGGAAACGACCGATCTCACGGAACAGCTGAAGACCAGCTGA
- a CDS encoding TonB-dependent receptor yields MLAAPGLVIVLAAGSLAAQPSPSLPLAPANDQQMSAPSSTSASQATLHVLVFLGNEPLAGARLALQDARATTTDDGSARLAAPAGPHSLFVRIPSALSAGTERSAGILELKDLRLAPGEVTQLILTLDRQGRLISSDLESPRRPHETPEQAHALGQTRAGPRGTLRGRIVSSKNAEPVADASVYVRGVPVQAKSGPQGRFALSLPEATYSLSIIHADFGTSSMDEVRVVGNQETALEIRLDPAAVQLEDFVVTAPHIKGGIAELVQERREASAVADVIGSEQMARTGDSNAAAALRRVTGITVIDGKFIYVRGMGERYSSTLLNGAQLPSPEPTRRVVPLDMFPTGVIESVVIQKTYSPDRPAEFGGGVVQLRSRGAPERFKLSLTTSLRANTQTTFRNGWGYPGGRLDFLGIDDGTRRLPEKLSKATADRRLVSQGRFDPPGTGFTADELQALGRSLDANWQPQRRVIPPGLGLSASVGDSYQLGSQSKAGFLLSLLYGDNYRTLDYRQVRYVFGTEQSIRNDFRFDETRRTINLAAILDGGLTLSEQHRIRATSLLLRTTGDLARTYAGPYGDIDGAFVRATRLRWAERQLSAQQLAGEHTFEALGGLGLAWRAAYNSADRSEPNRRDTRYDEESRSKQGERVYLLANANENNPRLYADLDDTMYDVALDLTLPIQTRAGLEAQLRAGGSYVRRERSSDVRRFRLVGMPRDESLRGLPPNQLFAASNIGPDGFVLKEATQPTDHYTGRQRINAAYVMGELSLAAGIDVMAGARLELAGQRVVTSDPFKVNAEPVVAQLHNNDLLPASTLTWHLNDKLQARLGFSQTLSRPEFRELSSAVFFDSIGRVIVGNPDLKRAKLWNFDARVECYFSGDESVSVGGFYKRFDNPIEETVVPAADQQFTYANALGATNLGLELELIKRFGMLMDELEHLYLALNLTLIRSRIELDPELLSLATNLKRPLQGQSPYVANVQLGYDDAGDDGSGLTIALLYNVSGPRIRQVGANPLPDIVEQPLHSVDLIVSKRLGRGFVVRTKAQNLLNPVRRQTQGGQTALAGRLGARLSVGLAWSY; encoded by the coding sequence ATGTTGGCGGCGCCCGGACTCGTGATCGTCCTGGCTGCCGGCTCGCTGGCCGCCCAGCCCTCACCGTCCTTGCCGCTCGCTCCGGCCAACGACCAGCAGATGTCCGCGCCCTCGTCCACCAGCGCTTCCCAGGCGACGCTGCATGTGCTCGTGTTTCTGGGCAACGAGCCTCTGGCAGGGGCTCGGCTGGCGCTGCAGGACGCGCGCGCCACGACGACGGACGACGGCAGCGCCAGGCTCGCGGCGCCGGCCGGCCCTCACAGCCTCTTCGTGCGCATCCCGTCCGCGCTGAGCGCCGGGACGGAACGCTCTGCGGGCATCCTCGAGCTCAAGGATCTGCGATTGGCCCCAGGGGAGGTGACCCAACTGATCTTGACACTGGATCGTCAGGGTCGGTTGATCTCGAGCGATCTCGAGTCCCCGCGTCGCCCGCACGAAACGCCCGAGCAGGCGCACGCGCTCGGTCAGACAAGGGCGGGTCCTCGGGGCACGTTGCGCGGGAGGATCGTGTCGTCCAAGAACGCTGAGCCCGTGGCCGATGCGAGCGTGTACGTGCGCGGTGTTCCGGTTCAAGCCAAGAGCGGCCCCCAGGGTCGCTTTGCGCTCAGCCTGCCGGAAGCAACGTACAGCCTCTCCATCATTCATGCGGACTTTGGCACCTCGTCCATGGACGAGGTGCGTGTGGTAGGAAACCAAGAAACCGCGCTCGAGATCCGGCTCGATCCGGCAGCGGTTCAACTGGAAGACTTCGTGGTTACCGCGCCCCATATCAAAGGCGGAATTGCCGAGCTGGTACAGGAGCGCCGCGAGGCCAGCGCGGTCGCCGACGTGATTGGCAGCGAGCAGATGGCACGCACCGGCGACTCCAACGCAGCAGCAGCTCTGCGCCGCGTCACAGGAATCACGGTAATCGACGGCAAGTTCATCTACGTGCGCGGCATGGGGGAGCGCTACTCGAGCACGCTCCTGAACGGTGCTCAGCTGCCGAGCCCCGAACCGACTCGTCGTGTGGTGCCGCTGGACATGTTCCCGACGGGTGTGATCGAAAGCGTCGTGATCCAGAAGACCTACTCGCCCGACAGGCCGGCGGAGTTCGGCGGCGGGGTCGTGCAACTCAGGAGCCGGGGAGCCCCCGAACGCTTCAAGCTGAGCCTGACCACGTCGTTGAGAGCCAACACGCAGACCACCTTCCGAAACGGCTGGGGCTACCCCGGAGGCAGGCTCGACTTCCTTGGAATCGACGACGGCACGCGCAGACTGCCTGAGAAACTAAGCAAAGCGACCGCGGACCGTCGCCTGGTGTCCCAAGGACGCTTCGACCCGCCCGGTACAGGCTTCACGGCCGATGAGCTGCAGGCGTTGGGTCGGTCGCTGGATGCCAATTGGCAACCACAGCGGCGAGTGATCCCCCCGGGCCTGGGCCTTTCGGCCTCGGTCGGCGACTCCTACCAGCTGGGGTCGCAAAGCAAAGCAGGGTTCCTGTTGTCCCTGCTCTACGGCGATAACTACAGGACGCTCGACTACAGGCAGGTGCGCTACGTTTTTGGGACCGAGCAGAGTATTCGCAACGATTTTCGCTTCGACGAGACGCGCCGCACCATCAACCTGGCTGCCATCCTCGATGGCGGTTTGACCCTCTCCGAGCAGCATCGGATTCGCGCAACCAGCCTGCTGCTGAGGACGACCGGGGATCTGGCGCGCACCTATGCGGGCCCCTACGGCGACATCGACGGTGCGTTCGTTCGCGCGACGCGCCTGCGCTGGGCCGAACGGCAGCTGTCCGCCCAGCAGCTGGCGGGTGAGCACACCTTCGAGGCGCTCGGCGGTCTCGGGCTGGCCTGGCGCGCAGCGTACAACAGCGCGGATCGCAGCGAGCCGAACCGGCGCGACACGCGCTACGACGAGGAGAGTCGCTCGAAGCAGGGCGAGCGCGTCTACCTGCTTGCCAACGCGAACGAGAACAACCCCAGGCTGTACGCTGACCTCGACGACACGATGTACGATGTCGCGCTCGATCTGACACTGCCCATCCAGACCCGGGCCGGGCTCGAGGCTCAGCTGCGGGCGGGTGGCAGCTACGTTCGTCGAGAGCGCAGCTCCGACGTGCGCCGCTTTCGCCTGGTGGGCATGCCACGAGACGAGTCGCTGCGGGGACTGCCGCCGAATCAGCTCTTCGCGGCGAGCAACATCGGACCGGACGGCTTCGTGTTGAAGGAGGCCACGCAGCCCACCGACCACTACACGGGCAGGCAGCGGATCAACGCAGCGTACGTCATGGGTGAGCTCTCGCTTGCGGCCGGGATAGACGTCATGGCGGGCGCCAGACTGGAGCTCGCGGGGCAGCGTGTCGTGACTTCCGATCCCTTCAAGGTCAATGCCGAGCCGGTGGTCGCGCAGCTGCACAACAACGACCTGTTGCCCGCAAGCACACTGACGTGGCACCTCAACGACAAGCTGCAGGCGCGCCTCGGCTTCAGTCAAACGCTTTCGAGACCGGAGTTTCGCGAGCTTTCCAGTGCCGTGTTCTTCGATTCCATCGGTCGCGTGATCGTCGGCAATCCCGATTTGAAACGAGCCAAGCTCTGGAATTTCGACGCGCGAGTCGAGTGCTATTTCTCAGGCGATGAAAGTGTTTCGGTCGGCGGCTTCTACAAGCGCTTCGACAACCCCATCGAAGAGACCGTGGTGCCGGCAGCCGACCAGCAGTTCACGTACGCGAATGCGCTTGGAGCCACGAACCTCGGCCTGGAGCTCGAGCTGATCAAGCGCTTTGGGATGCTCATGGACGAGCTCGAGCATCTGTACCTGGCGCTCAACCTCACGTTGATTCGCTCGCGCATCGAGCTCGACCCCGAGCTCCTGAGTTTGGCGACCAACCTCAAGCGGCCCCTGCAGGGTCAGTCCCCGTACGTGGCCAATGTCCAGCTCGGCTACGATGACGCGGGCGACGACGGCAGCGGGCTTACGATCGCATTGCTCTACAACGTCTCGGGGCCGCGCATCCGTCAGGTCGGGGCCAACCCCCTGCCTGACATCGTGGAGCAGCCGCTCCACAGCGTCGATCTGATCGTCTCCAAGCGACTGGGCCGAGGCTTCGTCGTGCGCACCAAGGCCCAGAACCTGCTCAACCCCGTGCGAAGACAGACCCAGGGCGGCCAGACTGCGCTCGCCGGACGTCTCGGCGCTCGGCTCTCCGTGGGCTTGGCGTGGTCCTACTGA
- a CDS encoding TonB family protein — translation MKQPSLFRHVISILATVFGAALVFALTLLMNELGQPGGQRDDLSTTGFKVEHRPKKRIQKTARSRPRRSSRRRATAPVPVPNLSSALGGVNLDVPTFDESELLTGTDQSLLGDASKQLVMTEDTVDRKPRPTRRVPPGYPDKARRRGITGFVTMKLLISSEGSVEWVRVLEAQPRGVFEEVALASVRQWRYSPATYHGDPVAMEATQTLRFRLN, via the coding sequence ATGAAGCAGCCATCGCTATTCCGTCACGTGATTTCGATCTTGGCCACGGTCTTCGGCGCAGCCCTGGTATTCGCGCTCACGCTGCTGATGAACGAGCTGGGCCAGCCGGGGGGCCAACGCGACGACCTGAGCACCACAGGCTTCAAGGTCGAGCACCGGCCCAAGAAGAGGATCCAAAAGACGGCGCGCTCCAGGCCACGAAGGAGCAGCCGGCGGCGAGCGACTGCGCCGGTTCCCGTGCCCAACCTTTCGTCAGCGCTGGGAGGCGTCAACCTGGACGTACCCACCTTCGACGAAAGCGAGCTGTTGACCGGCACGGACCAGTCCCTGCTCGGCGACGCCAGCAAGCAGCTCGTCATGACCGAGGACACCGTGGACCGCAAACCTCGACCCACGCGCCGAGTACCACCAGGCTACCCGGACAAGGCTCGGCGGCGCGGCATCACCGGCTTCGTGACCATGAAGCTGTTGATCAGCTCCGAGGGCAGCGTCGAGTGGGTGCGCGTGCTCGAAGCACAGCCTCGAGGCGTGTTCGAAGAGGTGGCGCTCGCGAGCGTGCGGCAGTGGCGCTATTCCCCCGCCACCTACCACGGCGATCCCGTGGCCATGGAAGCCACCCAGACGCTTCGCTTCCGGCTCAACTGA
- a CDS encoding biopolymer transporter ExbD, protein MRRKAEPASSIELAPLIDMVFILLIFFMVTTTFVKDMKVDIERPGAVSAARATSKALRVNIDVQGAIYIDGNPVRPWMVQSRVRDLLEAGTSQSVLVIADRRVQVETLVEVVDQCRLAGAADVGVATEREAGGV, encoded by the coding sequence ATGCGCAGGAAGGCCGAGCCGGCCAGCAGCATCGAGCTCGCTCCGCTCATCGATATGGTCTTCATCCTTCTGATCTTCTTCATGGTCACCACGACCTTCGTCAAGGACATGAAGGTCGACATCGAGCGACCCGGCGCAGTGAGCGCCGCGCGGGCAACAAGCAAGGCACTGCGCGTGAACATCGACGTGCAGGGCGCGATCTATATCGATGGAAACCCCGTGCGGCCGTGGATGGTGCAGAGCCGCGTGCGCGATCTGCTCGAGGCCGGCACGAGCCAGTCGGTGCTGGTCATCGCCGACAGGCGGGTGCAGGTCGAGACGCTGGTGGAAGTCGTCGACCAGTGTCGGCTCGCCGGTGCCGCGGACGTGGGCGTTGCTACCGAGCGCGAAGCGGGGGGAGTCTGA
- a CDS encoding MotA/TolQ/ExbB proton channel family protein, producing the protein MPAQLIDALRTYYEQGGFVMPPLIAAAFSLWYALGYRMATLRRGSAKGLRSLVTLYRGGSKRSPRGIIDAAVVDALRLARDGGGRLRPRLEDAHGHIRKELKRGRTLIRSIVGAAPLAGLLGTVTGMIETFDSLADAALFTQTGGIAAGIAQALFTTQMGLAVAVPGLIAGQLLDRRQQRFEQELSQLSDMLCGADPLQAARA; encoded by the coding sequence ATGCCGGCTCAGCTCATCGATGCGCTGCGCACCTACTACGAGCAGGGCGGCTTCGTCATGCCACCGCTGATCGCTGCTGCGTTCTCGCTCTGGTACGCGCTTGGCTACCGCATGGCCACGCTCAGACGCGGCAGCGCCAAAGGCCTGAGGAGCCTCGTGACGCTGTACCGTGGCGGCTCGAAGCGCTCGCCGCGAGGCATCATCGACGCTGCCGTGGTCGATGCGCTGCGTCTTGCTCGCGATGGCGGCGGCCGCCTCCGGCCTCGGCTCGAGGACGCTCACGGGCACATCCGCAAGGAGCTCAAGCGCGGACGCACGCTGATTCGCAGCATCGTGGGAGCCGCTCCGCTGGCGGGCCTGCTGGGCACGGTCACGGGCATGATCGAGACCTTCGACTCGCTTGCGGATGCGGCGCTTTTCACACAGACCGGTGGCATCGCTGCAGGGATCGCGCAGGCGCTGTTCACCACCCAGATGGGTCTCGCAGTGGCAGTACCGGGTCTGATCGCAGGCCAGCTGCTTGACCGGCGCCAACAACGCTTCGAGCAGGAGCTTTCGCAGCTCAGCGACATGTTGTGCGGCGCCGACCCGCTCCAGGCGGCGAGGGCCTAG